One genomic window of Sodaliphilus pleomorphus includes the following:
- a CDS encoding helix-turn-helix transcriptional regulator codes for MTCGMKLEFYIYDDELWYITTDGRNCKLTENDTDIIAGLLSSISEMYPAAYASLQEEYSRSATNGKYYQFLMVRRFCKCNLGKLDNTKIDLANGTFNMERVSCPLRGECKHEGVICCPKFNSKLSEAELRVMRLVYDGLSNEEIAERLFLSPHTIKNHIKSVYAKLGIHEKAEFVKYADKNDIFCLTS; via the coding sequence ATGACTTGTGGGATGAAGCTTGAATTTTACATCTACGACGATGAGTTGTGGTATATCACTACTGATGGCCGCAACTGCAAGTTGACAGAGAACGACACGGACATTATTGCTGGTCTACTATCGTCAATCAGCGAAATGTACCCTGCTGCGTATGCGTCACTTCAAGAGGAGTATTCGAGGAGTGCGACTAATGGGAAGTATTACCAGTTCCTTATGGTGCGCAGGTTTTGCAAGTGCAACCTCGGCAAACTGGATAACACTAAAATCGACCTCGCCAACGGCACATTCAACATGGAGCGAGTGTCATGCCCACTTCGTGGTGAGTGCAAGCACGAAGGAGTTATTTGCTGCCCGAAATTCAACTCAAAGCTATCGGAAGCAGAATTGCGGGTTATGCGACTTGTCTATGATGGACTTTCGAATGAGGAGATTGCGGAGCGGTTGTTCTTGTCACCTCACACAATCAAGAATCATATCAAATCGGTGTATGCGAAACTTGGTATTCACGAGAAGGCCGAGTTCGTCAAGTATGCCGATAAGAATGATATATTTTGTTTAACCTCTTAA